The following proteins come from a genomic window of Terribacillus aidingensis:
- a CDS encoding tryptophan-rich sensory protein, with product MSNRSVKLAWFSLLAFIAVIVVNYLSNALPLGGKNTRQLSDQLDVLFQPAGYAFSIWGVIYLFTFIWVIRLFLRSTRETEWYGKAAGAFIASCIFNIAWLFTFHYQLFSISIIPMVALLVSLIILYQTIATSSDRRKFDLFPFSIYIGWVSVATILNVGILFVSLGIDNIEGWLLSGEVWTIIILIAGAILAIGFMHVFRDSVYPLVFIWAYFAIAAARAEEFPAITAIASIMAVIILIAIPIHLFRRKKRKYGY from the coding sequence ATGAGTAACCGTTCAGTGAAGCTGGCTTGGTTCAGCTTACTGGCATTTATCGCAGTCATCGTCGTCAATTACCTGTCCAACGCCTTGCCGCTCGGAGGGAAGAACACCCGTCAACTATCTGATCAGCTTGATGTATTATTTCAGCCAGCAGGATATGCTTTCAGTATTTGGGGAGTTATTTATTTGTTCACTTTTATTTGGGTCATCCGCTTATTTCTGCGGTCGACACGTGAAACAGAATGGTATGGAAAAGCAGCTGGAGCTTTCATAGCGAGCTGTATCTTTAACATTGCCTGGCTATTCACTTTCCATTATCAGCTATTCAGCATTTCCATCATTCCGATGGTGGCGCTGCTGGTCTCCTTGATTATTCTGTATCAAACCATTGCCACTTCATCTGACCGCCGGAAATTTGATTTGTTCCCGTTTTCAATTTATATCGGCTGGGTTTCCGTCGCGACAATTCTAAATGTCGGCATTTTATTTGTATCGCTAGGGATTGATAATATTGAAGGATGGCTTTTGTCAGGAGAAGTATGGACAATCATCATTCTAATCGCCGGTGCAATTCTGGCAATTGGCTTTATGCATGTTTTCCGGGATAGTGTCTATCCGCTTGTATTCATTTGGGCGTATTTTGCCATTGCTGCTGCGAGGGCTGAAGAGTTTCCGGCTATTACAGCGATAGCTAGTATTATGGCAGTGATCATATTAATTGCAATACCGATTCATTTGTTCCGCAGGAAAAAACGTAAGTATGGATATTGA
- a CDS encoding DUF2179 domain-containing protein, whose translation MLEIPLVMLLIIFVVNIVYVSLNTLRVILTLKGRRYIAAGVSVFEITIYTIGLGLVLDNLDQIQNLIAYALGFGIGVILGSKIEEKLALGYITVNVISSDPSIEFTRRLREKGYGVTSWFAYGMDGDRLAMQILTPRKYELQLYEAIKEVDPKAFIIAYEPRQIFGGFWVKSVKRERIRNAKRKEAGKETI comes from the coding sequence TTGCTGGAAATACCGCTCGTCATGCTGCTGATCATCTTTGTTGTTAACATCGTCTACGTAAGTCTCAATACATTGCGGGTCATCCTGACATTAAAAGGAAGACGGTATATTGCAGCAGGCGTCAGTGTATTCGAGATTACGATCTATACGATTGGTCTTGGCCTAGTCCTAGACAATTTGGATCAAATCCAGAACCTGATTGCCTATGCACTTGGCTTCGGAATCGGTGTCATTCTCGGTTCGAAGATAGAAGAGAAGCTGGCACTCGGCTACATTACCGTCAATGTTATCTCATCCGACCCGAGTATCGAGTTTACGAGACGACTTCGTGAAAAAGGTTATGGCGTCACCAGCTGGTTTGCTTACGGTATGGACGGGGACCGACTTGCCATGCAGATCCTGACGCCTCGTAAATACGAACTTCAGTTGTATGAGGCTATTAAAGAAGTCGATCCGAAGGCTTTTATCATTGCCTACGAGCCTCGTCAAATCTTTGGCGGTTTCTGGGTGAAAAGTGTAAAGAGGGAGCGTATTCGTAATGCCAAAAGAAAAGAAGCCGGCAAAGAAACGATTTGA
- a CDS encoding NETI motif-containing protein, translating to MPKEKKPAKKRFELGENETIDACLDRIKAEGYLPVRKMEEPIFRETTENGTKKVEPIGRKVIFDTKLLKTEH from the coding sequence ATGCCAAAAGAAAAGAAGCCGGCAAAGAAACGATTTGAGCTCGGTGAAAATGAGACAATCGATGCTTGCTTGGATCGTATCAAAGCAGAGGGTTATCTGCCAGTCCGGAAGATGGAAGAACCAATTTTTCGGGAGACCACCGAGAATGGGACAAAGAAGGTAGAACCTATCGGAAGGAAAGTTATTTTTGATACGAAATTACTAAAAACCGAACATTAA
- the purE gene encoding 5-(carboxyamino)imidazole ribonucleotide mutase has product MAEIGIIMGSISDWETMEHACKLLEELEISFEKEVISAHRTPEDMFDYAANARERGLKVIIAGAGGAAHLPGMVASKTTLPVIGVPVQTKALDGMDSLLSIVQMPGGVPVATVAIGKAGAKNAGILAAQILGTHNKQIAERLTAYQQGMKKQVAEMRDQLATK; this is encoded by the coding sequence ATGGCAGAGATTGGAATCATCATGGGCAGCATCTCTGATTGGGAGACAATGGAGCATGCGTGCAAGCTTTTGGAAGAGCTGGAAATATCTTTTGAGAAAGAAGTGATTTCGGCTCATCGGACACCTGAGGATATGTTTGATTATGCAGCGAATGCTAGAGAAAGAGGCTTGAAGGTGATCATTGCCGGTGCAGGCGGTGCAGCTCATCTGCCAGGAATGGTAGCAAGTAAAACGACGTTGCCTGTGATTGGAGTACCAGTACAGACAAAAGCACTTGATGGGATGGACTCTTTGCTCTCTATCGTTCAGATGCCAGGCGGTGTTCCGGTAGCTACAGTAGCAATCGGAAAAGCAGGAGCTAAAAATGCCGGTATCCTGGCGGCCCAAATCCTCGGTACTCATAATAAACAAATTGCTGAGCGCCTGACTGCTTATCAGCAAGGCATGAAGAAACAAGTAGCGGAAATGAGGGATCAGCTTGCGACCAAATAA